A window of Leclercia adecarboxylata contains these coding sequences:
- a CDS encoding YceK/YidQ family lipoprotein, with translation MMKNVLIKLTTFGAVVVLCGCSSVMSHTGGKEGTYPGTRASANMLADDDTNWGTKSLVVLDMPFTAVVDTLLLPWDLFRTDNSVRSRVEQSEQETLATNAVIPPAGMPAR, from the coding sequence ATGATGAAAAATGTTCTGATAAAGCTGACGACGTTCGGCGCGGTGGTTGTGCTTTGCGGATGTTCGAGCGTGATGTCTCACACCGGCGGTAAAGAAGGAACGTATCCCGGAACGCGGGCCAGCGCGAACATGCTGGCCGATGACGACACCAACTGGGGGACCAAATCCCTGGTAGTGCTGGATATGCCGTTTACCGCAGTTGTTGATACCCTGCTGCTGCCGTGGGACCTCTTCCGCACCGATAATTCGGTTCGCTCCCGCGTGGAGCAGAGCGAGCAGGAGACGCTGGCAACCAACGCCGTGATCCCGCCCGCCGGGATGCCCGCTCGCTGA
- the ibpA gene encoding small heat shock chaperone IbpA: MRNFDLSPLYRSAIGFDRLFNHLENNQSQSNGYPPYNVELVDENHYRIAIAVAGFAESELEITAQDNLLVVKGAHAGEQKERTYLYQGIAERNFERKFQLAENIHVHGANLVNGLLYIDLERVIPEAKKPRRIEIN; this comes from the coding sequence ATGCGTAACTTTGATCTCTCTCCGCTTTACCGTTCAGCCATTGGCTTCGATCGTCTGTTCAATCATTTAGAAAACAACCAAAGCCAGAGCAATGGCTACCCTCCATACAATGTTGAGCTGGTTGACGAAAACCACTACCGCATTGCGATTGCCGTGGCCGGTTTCGCTGAAAGCGAACTGGAGATCACAGCCCAGGATAACCTGCTGGTGGTGAAAGGCGCTCATGCGGGCGAGCAGAAAGAGCGTACCTACCTGTATCAGGGCATCGCGGAGCGTAACTTCGAGCGTAAATTCCAGTTAGCTGAGAATATTCACGTTCACGGCGCGAACCTGGTTAACGGCCTGCTGTATATCGATCTGGAACGCGTGATTCCGGAAGCGAAAAAACCGCGCCGTATCGAAATTAATTAA